A region of the Cannabis sativa cultivar Pink pepper isolate KNU-18-1 chromosome 3, ASM2916894v1, whole genome shotgun sequence genome:
atattcccaacagtcAACTCATTAGACTTGGGTCGTGATGACACAAGGCGGGAAAGAAGGAGAGATcgagagagagtgagagggtGCCTGAGAGAGATATGgcgagaaagagagaaagaggggTTCGAGCTTTTTGGTATTAGGGGTCGTCGCTAGCTAGAACAGTTTTAGAGGTCGTCGCTGGCTGGAACAACTTTTTGGTTTTGAGACGTCAGGCTTCATTCAGAGAGAGACGAAGaagcaaagaaaaagaaaagaaaacaaaaaaaaaaagaaaagaaaaaataaaatttatttatttaattattattttatttatataatttttaaattatttttttataaaatttaaaattaaaattacgtgAACTATTAAAAATCTGTCACGTGTACATTAGAGTATATTGTAGCATGTCACCATGGCATTTAAGTGAGATATCTTGACGAAAGAGTAAATAGTACAATAGAAGTGagattttagtaattttgctgaaaaaaattaagttgcgtggttaaatattacaaattgtATAATTCAAGTAATTTTGTTGCTAATATCTAACATTAATATCTCTATATAGTGAGAAAGGGAGGAGAAGTGAGGCCATGAATGAAGATGAAGAGGGTGAAGTGGTTAATACTTAATGCCAATTGGCAATTGGcaaacataataatattcaatatgTTAGCCCCACTTTTCATGCTAAAGTCTTACCATTAAGGCCATCAATAAGAAATGGTCCACATTGGTTTCTTTGACCTTTACGTAAATCTGTATACATCAAATATTTGATACATTTGTATTTGATTCGGTCACAGATATACAAAtacattgaaaaaaaaatacataattgtGTTTGTGTTAGTCTATTTTGATTCATATAAGACCCCGGATATTCTCTAAATTCATAAAAAACATAATAGTTATATGACATAGGGTTAATTTCCgttaaattactcaaattttatggttttttttggTCAGATAAAATAGttacatacattttttttttaaaaaaaaattaatgtagctGCTAAATTATCCGAATTGTAttatttgttccatttaaatacTTGACCACTATTTTAATGTTAAACTATCCGAAGTGTGTTacttgctatatatatatatttaagtgtaataaattatataatttgtgtaatttaccttttaaaattaaaattaaggatgtttcgaaaagaaaaaattgagtaataaaaataaataaatttgaaaatttaacagTGGATTTTAGTATTTTGAAATTTCAAGGtccctttttcaaaaaaaaaaaaaaaaaaaatcgaggtCAGAAATCAGAATATTTTTCGttctagagaaaaaaaaaatattcaaaatattttaattacatGTTAACCAAAATAAACTAAACTAAAAGAGGAATAGAAATAGAGAAAGTGAcccaaaataaatatttgtggAGTTTCTCACCAGTTTCCATCGTCGAAAGAGACTCAGACTCAGTTGCCTGCTTCGGCCCTTCCTTCCTCCGCGTCTTTTTCCATAACCAAGTCCTTCCTTTCCTTCTTTACATACGCAATCCTTTctttctctatctctctctctctcttcaaagtCTCCTTTTTTCTCGCTCAAGAAAAAAGATCTTGAACTGGTTGGTGCTGCTCTCAGATTTTACTGCAACTTCGTGCATTTTTCCGGTACATGTTTCTCTTGTCTTGTATGTGTTTAATTAATGGATTTTCGTTTCCTTGAATTGGGTTTCACTCTTTCGAATCGGGTTTGCTTCGAACATTTTTCTATTTCTCAAATTTCTGTGTCTCATCTTCTTGTGGCTTTGTTATTATCGTAAGGTCAGATCACCTACTTCGAATTCCTTTTGTTCTCCTCTTGGCCCTTTGTTTGGTTGGTcaggaaattttttttaatagaaagtGAAATTCTTCAGTTTTGTTCTATGGTCCTCGTGGTAGTTAAACAAGTTTATTTATCTTATTACTAGAGTTTTCTTTGATATCAAATTTTCTTCCACCACAAGGGAGGCTGTTAATATTTATCGGGAAGGATCCTGTCAATGACAAAAGGatcttttctctttttcaaaatttttttttttttggagaattCTCTGGTTTCTTTTTTTAGCACAACATATGAAACTTTTGTGAATTCCTTAGTTTTCCTTTGCTTTGAATTATGGTTATGCGAATAAATGATAAGCGTCTGATATTGTCTTTTCCCTTGTGAAATTCAAATAAATGTTttttgatgccttagatttaCTTTTCGTGATAGTCTTTGGTTATATTCTTTCTTGTGTTAACTGTTAAGAACTGGGGAGCCTCTTATTGATTCTCAGTTATCACTATACGCTTTCTGTTCCCCCTTGCTCTCATTATCTACCTCagcataataaataaattgagCATTCAAAAAATTTTGTTGGGTCCTCCAGTTGTCTTTTCCCTTCTTTTGGGGCTTTAAATCATGATACTTTTGGGTATAGTATaccttttgaaaatttattgtGTACTGTGATTCTTACCTGACCTTTTTTGTGGTCTTCAAGACTTGGTTTGGTTATACCTTTACTATTTATTTCCAATAGTAATGATCTAATGACGATGTACCAGActaacaaattttttgttttcatttttccaGGCCTGTTGATTGTAAAGCATTCATATCAGTATTCCACTTTTGTATATTAGATTGTGCAATTTTCCTACTTCGAAATATGTTTGGCTTAAGGAAATCTCCTTTAAAGACTTCTAAATATAAAACAGTTGACCCTGTATATCCTAAGTCTTCTGGTTCGAACCCTTTTGACTCTGATGATGAAATGGATGTAAAGCACAAACAAACTTCCTCAAGGAGGACTTCTTCTGAATCCTCATTAGTTTTACCAGATTCTAGTACAAACCCTTTTGATGATGATCTTGGAAGTGcaacttcatcttcttcatacTCCAATGCAGCTGCTTCAGCCACGAGAAACAAGTATAGAAGTGATTTCCGTGACACAGGTGGATTGGAGAATCAGTCAGTTCAAGAACTGGAGGGCTATGCAGTGTACAAGGCTGAAGAGACTACCAAGTCAGTCAATAACTGTTTGAAGATTGCTGAGGATATTAGAGAGGATGCTACTAAAACTTTGGTTCTCTTGCATCACCAGGGTGAGCAAATTACCAGGACTCACACTGTTGCTGCTGATATTGAGTATGATCTTAGTCGGGTAAGTTTCTATTTGAGCATTAAGTAGTACATGATAATGGACAACACTAATTTTTGTCCATCAATACCCCTAAACCTGCAGTGTGCACAACATTCACAGGCCATACCCTATCcccatcatttgtttcatcatTATTACTATATTATATGTCTGCCTAACTCTTATATTTGATACTTTTCTTTaagcatatatgtatttttaattgAACCCCTCTCCATTTTACACACACGCCCAACCACTTGAGGCtaaccacttgagctagcctcaagtggcAATCCTGGATAGTTATTGAACATGTTTTCATGAACTGAGAACAATGGCTATATTTTAAGGCcttttccatattttttaaggataaatttacttgcaatttctttttttttttttgactggGTATTATTTACAAATCAAGAAGTTGAAAGAAATACTATGAAATTTGTAAATAATATGGagtatttttctttctcttactTGATAAGTTAGGTTATTCTTAAAATGAAAATGTATTTGTGTTTTTCTGTGGCATAAATGTACTACTAATATGAATTCTGTATCCTTCTCTGAAAATAGAAACTCTCAGTTCAGGTCTTGTAATATTGCTAATTGTTTTTGGGCAAACCGCACCTAAGCAGACATTGGCCTTGTGCCTATGGCTTACAATTGAGAAAGAATGCTTGTCTTTTGCATTGTTGTAGGCCCCTTCAATGTTGATTTAATTTCAGTGTAaagtaaaatgaattatttagtGATTATGCAAACAATTGTTTCAGGGTGAGAAGCTTCTGGGAAGCCTTGGGGGCATCTTCTCAAAGACTTGGAAGCCTAAGAAGACCCGTCAAATAACAGGCCCTGTTATAATGGGAGGAGGTTAGATCTTTTCTATATGTCTCATTTTCTTTATTGATGAACTGAGATCGTAATAGGATATATTGTTGCTTCACCCGAGGTTGCCATTTCCCTTGCAACTAAGAATTCTTCTTGTGgcattcaaaagaaaaaaaaaaaaagagaattctTCTTGTGCTGTGTTGTTTCTTATGCGCTGGAACTACTTGAATTTGTAGATGAAGTTCAAAGGAGAGGCAGCCATATGGACCAGAGGGAGAAGTTGGGGTTAGCTCCTCTCCCTAAGGGGCGGTCAAAAGCCCAAACACTGCAACAGACTGAACCAGCTGATGCTTATCAGAAAGTTGAGGTTTGTATTTGAGGAGTGATCATTCCAAGTTtatattaaaagaaattattcGTTTCTGTGTCCATGTGCAATTTCAAGCAATTGATGAattttatttgttgatttcttaCCAGGTAGAAAAGGTCAAGCAGGATGATGCATTATCAGATCTGAGTAATCTCTTGGGAGAATTGAAGGACATGGCCGTTGACATGGGATCTGAAATTGAGAGGTTGGTTACATTCACATCTCAATGAGTATCTTAGTTTCAATCTTTATGCTTCTCTCTCTCCTTTGGCTTTCTTGTCAGCAAAGTTAATCATGGTTTGATTTTGATTACTTTGTGAATGAAATATTGCAGGCATAACAAAGCTCTCGAGCCTTTACATGATGATGTTGAAGAGCTCTCTTACCGTGTTAGAGGTGCCACTGAACGTGGTCGCAGATTACTTGGCAAGTGATGAACTTCTGGACTACTACCATCTGCTTCTTGCTTTGCATCCTTTATCTGGCTTCAGTGGTTCTgtttcttttcattttattatGAATGTAAACATTTCCCTCTTTACTGTTTGAGTACGTTGTATACAACTTTTAGATGTTCAAGTACAGTTGCTCTTGTTCACTAAATAATTGATTTGAGGGTTAACCTTTTTGGATTCAAATTTTGTGACCTTATTGTCTTGTTCCTTCTATGTCTTATGTCTCACaacatattttttgtaaatattttactcGATTgcgttaattattatttttattatgttttggtAAAAgcgttaattattttttgagaaaataacatAGGGAACcgaaaaatacaaaaagaaaaaaacaaaaaaacatgcctatgatttaatatttaaaaaaccgCTCATTCTTTGTATTAGTTATAGCGGCTTGTATTCTGTAGGGCTGTACATCGGTCTGTTTGGGCagtttatcctatatattttctaacccaatctaaaTTCGGGTtgttaaaatttaagtgcaacccccaatttaaaaaaaaaaaatctataaaccgaccaacggttcgggcggtttggtcgggttaacccgcccaaagccaatttttttttttttttttagttttaaagtcaaaattaacaaaaattttaaaaataaattaaaaatatcacattccaccaaagtacaataccatatatatgactttaaaactaataattaagtatataactttatattattatatatttaatcatttatattatatataataaaaactaaaaagtttaaaaaaaaaataaaagtgcaaaatcgggttggtcgggttggtcagtttaattgggcgggttggacctattttcaacccgcccaattaacagattgggcggtttgtaatttttttgagttatttcggtttgtaatttttatcggttttttcggttcggtttgagcgggttattcggtttaggcggtttacaaatttttttgtacagTCCTAGTATTCCGAGGTTTTGGTAAGCCGCATACTATGGCGGTAACGGTATAGTTATTCAATCTCcaggttgttttttttttttttcaaacttaatGGCTCTACAGCTAACATAGCTATCTccctctttttatttattttttcctttcttaTGAAGctatctttctttctttcttttttttttttgaacaagctatctttctctttaaattataatcttactattttttttttttgaaaaggaaaTTATAATGTTACTATTAAAAAGATAATTTTTCTCTTTcccaaaatttttgaaaaaaaattacagccATTaagtttaatagtttttttgGGTAACCAATTTTTTGACAcgtaagaaatatatattttctcgtTGTTATTGAAGGAAAGACTAAAATCAAAagtaacttttaatttttttttctaattaattaacaaatataatcaaaattttaacttaaataaaatttaatagatCAAACCAATTTTATAGATTCAGAGCTCGTTTGGTATGTCGTATTCTatcgtattgtattgtgttgtattgcattagtattatttaatacaatacaatgtttggtattgacttgtattaattaatcgtgtaaagttataatatattttcaatacacTCGACCCCAACGCCAACTACGTGTTGGGCCCCGGGTCCTAGGTCTGGATTCGGAGtccgggttcaggtttgggttcgggttcgggtccgggttcgagtcggggttcgagttcgggtctaggccccgggtccaagtttgggttcgggtccgggtctcggTCCGGGTCCGGAATCTCGAGTtccgagtttgggtcccgggtttgggtttgggtcagaGATTGATGTTGACCCGAaatcctttgtaaatattataatacaagctaatacgaaccatttgttatgtattaaataatacaacatacattgtattaaaaattttggccgtagtaattaatacaatatattGCTTTATCCAAACatagtattatttattatttaatacaatacgacccttATACGACGTACCAAACGAGGcctaaatgtattttattttttgggctttcttcatatatataacattatTAGGGTCAGATGTAGATAGAGTTATTTTGGAGTCTTGTCTTGTGACATGGTTAGCTAATTTTGCAGCGGATGTGAGTTTTGTTTGTGTTGTTTAAGGAGGTTTTGATAAGTCTGtgtttgttggatagttttgcCTTGTTGTGTGTCTTCATTTCTGCTCAGAATGGAAGAATAATATGCGTTGTTTTCGATTTACGATGATGATGAAGAGGGTCTTATTTTTGAGGTAGGGGCTGATGGTTTAGCAAAAATCGATGATATGTGGTTGCTGGTAGGACGTTTTTTGACCAATTGAGCCATTG
Encoded here:
- the LOC115709824 gene encoding SNAP25 homologous protein SNAP33, with protein sequence MFGLRKSPLKTSKYKTVDPVYPKSSGSNPFDSDDEMDVKHKQTSSRRTSSESSLVLPDSSTNPFDDDLGSATSSSSYSNAAASATRNKYRSDFRDTGGLENQSVQELEGYAVYKAEETTKSVNNCLKIAEDIREDATKTLVLLHHQGEQITRTHTVAADIEYDLSRGEKLLGSLGGIFSKTWKPKKTRQITGPVIMGGDEVQRRGSHMDQREKLGLAPLPKGRSKAQTLQQTEPADAYQKVEVEKVKQDDALSDLSNLLGELKDMAVDMGSEIERHNKALEPLHDDVEELSYRVRGATERGRRLLGK